A stretch of the Larimichthys crocea isolate SSNF chromosome IX, L_crocea_2.0, whole genome shotgun sequence genome encodes the following:
- the sec16a gene encoding protein transport protein Sec16A isoform X2, which yields MQPPPRTGPPGASGPPPSGPNMFRRTRPHKYTAAAAAAAAMPPTAQPMTDPFAFARASPPVAAGGLPTIPNSNPPPMQAPPNSMYAQAGSGLPPQPHTMEDVPAAPLGPPPSSLPGVTLFNPHSAASPGVFHAPSPAGYASSSHSEPGYFNSREQMPSVATEPPHVASAPTPFNQGQPPPQPVPFQPVPPTTSSSQWAPDHGSRPPSVQNYFQPTSDPPPQPFNLPPQAQMYPSHTPSPHHGTPTPPTQPGHSQIQAPLPLPLQNPARPPSSQWPDPNPPQHHNSHFQTPSYFSQTSAPQDSWFNQPPPDSGYHQMGTGLGHPQPRPESAGSQHASNTGPGPSSASAAVPYSQESGTLSMFFKDNDVENEETLAGERNKAVNGSPGSFQHYSNPQAHVGHADVSLDYQGPPLQDHSHLPYMNDGSHAAQAIAQKPPDSHYDHVENLECVPNQEVLPHDTHGSPAAAAATAHGVDPYETGPNLETPDSIPRPMRSASVSSNYSNMSHGSATGTRRHQGVVGTFIQQESPRLTDEANLSAVAGGYFEQIDTSPAGDMGSAQQSSLEQMWPPTPSPPKPTGIFQASANSSFEPVRSHGVGVRPPEVDRAKMVAEGGADSTPGNLEQPPDNMENIYGPGHPLPAVAGGGVPHLTHPVVLSHSRPSSRAFGANRPCESPATTLWAQSDPASLGANILLAPAAPTVLAPLREPSADVIQPPEDGPLDLQPPQRMQPTSQQPLENLENPPKVSEAEPADSQGNLGYASLLVADSLHQPVLIAPPVSNYSVIPPSTPAQAAGQSSLRESTPLVRSLSQGQGASMSQPPPVTSNQNPLFVPGPISFSTSVSNQGPLNLTRDNAEAATSDIAAPPQSQPLRPPLSRGQSVVGDSHSALQVNPPASLVTAPVSNHNQPSNYELLDFSMHQSQAQNQASGHPSSLHESPQSSNGFYLQVTKDAQQGLRAKGNAPVQTPAPSSTPQVPPTPSQPAANTQPPPPAEPPKMSDSQAALQEQNVAPPPGLMSGAQLSHGQYLPPAPGSTAGSAPPPPPTTAAAAAYPPGPRGPVPPGASQQAPAEPPRPPSSAGSQQGYGPPPPPGQMYGGYYGNYGEYPDGRAPYPPGQYPPPPGDPRAQQYYQDGSYRRDPWYGRYEGQNQAYRDPNYQYREPQPERPSSRTSQYSDRPSSRQGYPDDYQRANRSAYSDYYADYAKHYDYAGYYGQYDPRYRGYYDQSYWANYNDSYRGRDNYYNQMYPPRKEGYEDQWQYYPGYDASFDDDYRRRGDAYGDDFDRRSVHSEQSAHSVHSSHSHHSRRSSFSSRSQQSQVYRSQPDLTAVYDTTASTLAVDYSYGQYPNQTDVSQNYSQYHYPSEYTADSTWITPEQPPPRPATPEKFSMPHRCARFGPGGHLVQVLPNLPSAGQPALVDIYNLETMLQDTPDQTELRAFPGPLVKEETHKVDVIKFSQNKALECSRDNNLLDRDSARLLWDFIMLLCRQNGTVVGTDIADLLLKEHRSVWLPGKSPNEANLIDFNNEPLARAEEEPGAGPLSLLSDTFMTVPENVGKETERFRELLLFGRKKDALEAAMKGGLWGHALLLASKMDNRTHARVMTRFANSLPINDPLQTVYQLMSGRMPASATCCGEEKWGDWRPHLAMVLSNLTHTLDLDTRTITTMGDTLASKGLIDAAHFCYLMAQVGLGVFTKKSTKMVLLGSNHSLPFYQFATNEAIQRTEAYEYAQSLGSQPCSLPNFQVFKLIYACRLAEAGLSAQAFHYCEVISRTVLMQPAYYSPVFISQIIQMSEKLRFFDPQLKEKPEQELFDEPEWLLHLRQLDGQIRTGIITYNENRATPTQYDCSSPSSDLDHPSPPEPYNMPVELDGPTPDNPLMSSLLPGPPPQGVQLMPPAPTSILQDGMAHHQPLPSNDVPQFYPVPPSGQPGQIPLSGYPPQDPGFAPPPFQPQPEQSEMYPGANQQQQCPPPHQVDQMSPHMPPQVPHSPVQMNPPPPQMQQQQQQHHHHHMPPSPGHMPHVEQQPHTPTEMHIGQPISSSPPRRSFTPAQMDFYDKMAYMGPGRRSRTTSQSSMHMPSGRRSRTTSESSTHSGGRERSNSAIKQVSPPPPSIPEQPRKEEAKKVKKDSPKKGGGGGGGWLNWLYRRGQNEAHLPDDKNKSIVWDEQKQKWVDLNEPEEESKPPPPPPSGFPMMPQMPGPGGPAAPPSSSGGPPVNMFSRKAGTRSRYVDVLNPSRTAKLGGLAPAPADIFAPLAPMPMPANLFVPSSAPDDQQPLEGSEGGNLEQNSPNTSTAPQMFNPTLLPPAPEGPPVPDGSQSGELSRSSSMSSLSRESHPAQGAAPAGGVTFYNPAQFAQTSAPSGGGHRVGRLGGQRQYPVLK from the exons ATGCAGCCCCCTCCTCGAACTGGACCTCCAGGAGCCTCTGGCCCGCCTCCCTCCGGGCCTAATATGTTCCGCAGGACCAGGCCTCACAAGTACACAGCagcggctgctgctgccgccgcgATGCCTCCCACTGCTCAACCCATGACAGACCCCTTCGCTTTTGCTAGAGCTTCTCCACCCGTGGCTGCAGGTGGTCTCCCGACAATACCTAACAGCAACCCTCCACCAATGCAAGCCCCGCCTAACTCCATGTACGCTCAAGCTGGCTCAGGGCTGCCTCCGCAACCACATACCATGGAGGATGTCCCAGCTGCTCCCCTTGGCCCCCCGCCGTCGTCTCTGCCAGGGGTGACCCTGTTCAACCCTCACAGCGCAGCATCCCCGGGTGTTTTCCACGCACCCAGCCCTGCAGGGTATGCATCCTCCTCGCATAGTGAACCGGGCTATTTTAATTCAAGAGAACAGATGCCATCAGTGGCCACGGAGCCACCACATGTGGCCTCAGCCCCTACACCTTTTAACCAAGGACAGCCTCCTCCTCAGCCGGTGCCCTTCCAGCCTGTGcctcccaccacctcctcttcccagtgggCCCCCGATCATGGAAGTCGTCCTCCATCAGTTCAGAACTATTTCCAGCCTACGAGTGACCCTCCACCACAGCCTTTTAATTTACCTCCGCAGGCCCAAATGTACCCCTCCCACACCCCGTCACCTCATCACGGCACCCCCACACCTCCAACACAACCTGGACATTCCCAGATCcaggctcctcttcctcttcctctccagaaTCCTGCAAGGCCCCCTAGTTCTCAGTGGCCTGACCCAAATCCACCCCAACATCACAATTCCCACTTCCAAACTCCGAGCTACTTCAGTCAGACTTCTGCGCCCCAGGACTCGTGGTTCAACCAACCTCCACCGGACTCGGGCTACCACCAAATGGGGACAGGCCTGGGCCACCCTCAGCCTCGGCCTGAATCTGCTGGATCTCAACATGCGTCCAACACCGGGCCTGGGCCTAGTTCTGCCTCTGCCGCAGTCCCATACTCTCAGGAGTCTGGTACACTCTCAATGTTCTTTAAAGACAATGATGTGGAAAATGAAGAAACACTGGCTGGAGAGAGAAATAAGGCAGTGAACGGTAGTCCTGGATCCTTTCAGCATTACAGCAACCCGCAAGCCCACGTTGGCCATGCAGACGTTTCACTGGATTACCAAGGACCTCCTCTGCAAGATCATTCACACCTACCATACATGAATGACGGCAGCCATGCAGCACAGGCTATAGCCCAGAAGCCCCCAGATTCCCACTACGACCACGTGGAGAATTTGGAGTGTGTCCCGAACCAGGAGGTATTACCCCATGACACCCACGGCAGccctgctgccgccgccgccacaGCCCACGGAGTTGACCCATATGAAACCGGGCCTAACCTGGAGACTCCAGATTCTATTCCTAGGCCAATGAGATCCGCCAGCGTGTCATCCAACTATAGCAATATGAGCCACGGAAGCGCGACCGGCACTCGTCGGCATCAGGGAGTAGTAGGCACCTTTATTCAGCAGGAAAGTCCACGTCTCACCGACGAAGCCAACCTCTCTGCCGTCGCTGGAGGCTACTTTGAGCAGATTGACACTTCTCCCGCTGGAGACATGGGGAGCGCACAGCAGAGCTCCCTGGAGCAGATGTGGCCTCCCACGCCTAGCCCTCCCAAACCAACCGGTATCTTTCAGGCCAGCGCCAACAGCTCGTTTGAACCGGTGCGCTCGCATGGGGTCGGGGTGCGTCCTCCTGAAGTCGATAGGGCTAAAATGGTAGCGGAAGGCGGTGCAGATTCGACACCTGGAAACCTGGAGCAGCCACCGGATAATATGGAAAATATTTATGGACCGGGTCACCCCTTGCCTGCTGTGGCTGGAGGCGGTGTGCCCCATTTGACACACCCTGTGGTTCTCTCTCACTCTCGACCTTCATCCCGCGCTTTTGGAGCCAATCGGCCCTGTGAGAGCCCCGCCACCACTCTGTGGGCTCAGAGCGATCCCGCAAGCTTGGGCGCTAACATCCTCCTAGCCCCCGCCGCCCCGACAGTTCTCGCCCCTTTACGTGAGCCCAGCGCCGACGTCATCCAGCCTCCGGAGGACGGCCCGCTGGACCTGCAGCCCCCTCAGCGAATGCAGCCGACTTCACAGCAACCATTAGAGAACCTAGAGAACCCACCAAAGGTGAGTGAGGCAGAGCCAGCTGACTCTCAAGGCAACCTGGGCTATGCGTCTCTCCTTGTGGCCGACTCGCTTCACCAGCCTGTTTTGATTGCCCCGCCGGTGTCCAATTACAGTGTGATTCCCCCCAGCACCCCCGCTCAAGCTGCCGGTCAAAGTAGCCTTAGAGAATCTACCCCACTCGTGAGATCACTCTCACAGGGGCAGGGTGCCAGTATGTCCCAACCCCCTCCAGTAACCTCTAATCAGAATCCACTGTTTGTCCCTGGACCAATAAGCTTCAGTACTTCAGTGTCTAATCAGGGTCCGCTCAATCTGACCCGAGACAACGCTGAAGCGGCAACATCCGACATCGCAGCTCCGCCACAGTCTCAGCCGCTCCGCCCTCCTCTCTCCAGGGGTCAATCAGTGGTTGGAGACAGCCACTCTGCTCTCCAAGTTAATCCGCCAGCTTCTCTTGTGACTGCTCCTGTCTCTAATCATAATCAGCCATCAAATTATGAACTGCTTGATTTTTCTATGCACCAATCACAAGCCCAAAACCAAGCCTCTGGCcatccttcctctctgcacGAGTCTCCGCAGTCTAGTAACGGATTTTACCTACAGGTCACCAAAGATGCTCAGCAGGGGTTAAGAGCAAAAGGTAATGCCCCTGTCCAGACCCCAGCCCCCTCATCTACCCCGCAGGTACCACCAACACCCTCCCAACCAGCTGCAAACACCCAGCCACCGCCGCCAGCCGAGCCTCCTAAGATGTCAGATTCTCAGGCTGCACTGCAGGAACAAAACgttgctcctcctcctggttTGATGAGTGGAGCGCAACTCTCCCACGGCCAGTATCTGCCTCCAGCACCGGGGTCTACTGCAGGAagcgctcctcctcctcctcctactactgctgctgctgctgcatacCCTCCAGGACCTCGAGGACCAGTACCTCCTGGAGCTTCCCAGCAAGCTCCTGCAGAGCCACCACGACCACCCTCCTCTGCAGGCAGCCAGCAAGGTTAcgggcctcctcctcctccagggcAGATGTATGGTGGTTATTATGGTAATTACGGAGAATACCCTGATGGCAGAGCACCTTACCCTCCTGGCCAGTACCCACCTCCACCTGGGGATCCTAGAGCGCAGCAGTATTACCAA GATGGTTCATACAGGAGAGATCCTTGGTATGGCAGATACGAAGGGCAGAACCAAGCTTATCGTGATCCAAACTACCAGTACAGAGAGCCTCAGCCAGAGCGACCCAGCTCCAGGACCAGTCAATACTCTGACAGGCCTTCATCCAG GCAAGGCTATCCTGACGATTACCAGAGAGCGAACCGAAGTGCCTATAGTGATTATTATGCAGATTACGCCAAGCACTATGATTATGCAG GATACTACGGACAGTATGACCCGCGATACAGAGGATACTATGATCAGTCCTACTGGGCTAATTACAATGACAGCTACAGAGGCAGAGACAACTACTATAATCAGATGTATCCACCCAG GAAAGAGGGCTACGAGGATCAGTGGCAGTACTATCCTGGCTACGACGCCAGTTTCGACGACGATTACCGCCGCCGCGGGGATGCGTACGGCGACGACTTCGACCGACGCAGCGTCCACAGCGAGCAGTCGGCGCACAGCGTGCACAGCTCCCACAGCCACCACAGCAGACGGAGCAGCTTCAGCTCGCGGTCTCAGCAG AGCCAGGTATACAGAAGCCAGCCTGACTTGACGGCAGTCTACGACACCACAGCGTCCACTTTGGCTGTGGACTACTCGTATGGACAGTACCCAAACCAGACCGATGTCTCCCAGAACTACAGCCAGTACCACTATCCCTCTGAGTACACAGCAGACAGTACCTGGATCACCCCGGAGCAAC CTCCACCTCGTCCTGCAACCCCAGAGAAGTTCTCCATGCCCCACCGTTGTGCCCGCTTTGGCCCTGGTGGTCATCTGGTTCAGGTTCTGCCCAATCTACCTTCAGCTGGACAGCCTGCTCTCGTTGATATCTACAACTTGGAG ACCATGCTGCAGGACACCCCGGATCAGACAGAACTACGAGCCTTCCCTGGACCTCTTGTTAA GGAGGAGACCCATAAGGTGGATGTGATAAAGTTCTCCCAGAACAAAGCGCTCGAGTGTTCTCGTGACAACAACCTCTTGGACAGAGACTCTGCCCGTCTGCTCTGGGACTTCATTATGCTGCTCTGCAGACAGAACGGG ACTGTGGTCGGCACGGACATCGCTGACCTCTTGCTGAAGGAGCACCGCTCCGTCTGGCTGCCGGGGAAAAGTCCCAACGAAGCCAACTTGATTGATTTTAACAACGAACCTCTGGCACGAGCTGAGGAAGAGCCGGGAGCCGGGCCGCTGTCCCTCCTGTCTGACACCTTCATGACCGTGCCGGAGAACGTGGGCAAGGAAACTGAACGCTTcagggagctgctgctgtttggccGCAAGAAG GATGCGCTAGAAGCAGCCATGAAAGGAGGTCTGTGGGGCCACGCCCTGCTGTTAGCCAGTAAAATGGACAATAGGACGCATGCACGTGTCATGACAAG gtTTGCGAACAGTTTGCCCATCAATGACCCTCTGCAGACGGTGTACCAGCTCATGTCAGGGAGGATGCCTGCATCAGCCACT tgCTGCGGAGAGGAGAAGTGGGGCGACTGGCGCCCTCATCTGGCCATGGTGCTGTCCAACCTCACGCACACTCTGGACCTGGATACTCGCACGATCACCACCATGGGTGACACTCTCG cTTCCAAGGGGCTGATTGACGCTGCGCACTTTTGCTACCTGATGGCCCAAGTTGGTCTGGGAGTTTTCACAAAGAAGAGCACCAAGATGGTTCTGCTCGGCTCCAACCATAG TTTGCCCTTCTACCAATTTGCGACCAATGAAGCAATCCAGAGGACCGAGGCCTACGAGTATGCTCAGTCTCTGGGCTCCCAGCCGTGCTCTCTACCAAATTTCCAG GTCTTCAAGTTGATCTATGCATGCCGCTTGGCTGAAGCAGGCCTCAGTGCTCAAGCCTTCCACTACTGTGAAGTTATCTCTAGGACTGTCCTCATGCAGCCCGCCTACTACTCTCCTGTTTTCATAAGCCAAATCATCCAG atGTCTGAAAAGCTGCGATTCTTTGATCCACAACTGAAAGAGAAGCCGGAGCAGGAGTTGTTCGACGAGCCCGAATGGCTGCTTCACCTCAGACAGCTGGATGGACAGATCagg acGGGCATCATTACGTACAACGAAAACAGAGCAACTCCCACACAGTACGACTGCAGCAGCCCCAGCTCTGACTTGGACCATCCCAGTCCACCTGAACCTTACAACATGCCTGTGGAGTTGGACGGCCCCACGCCCGACAACCCACTAATGAGCTCGTTACTGCCCGGGCCTCCACCACAGGGAGTACAGCTGATGCCTCCAG CTCCCACCTCCATCCTCCAAGATGGCATGGCCCATCATCAGCCTCTACCCTCCAACGATGTGCCCCAGTTCTACCCAGTACCCCCAAGTGGACAACCAGGCCAGATCCCCCTCTCAGGCTACCCTCCGCAGGATCCTGGCTTCGCCCCTCCTCCGTTCCAGCCTCAACCCGAGCAGTCAGAAATGTATCCAGGagccaatcagcagcagcagtgtcctCCGCCTCACCAAGTGGACCAAATGTCACCACACATGCCCCCTCAGGTGCCGCATTCACCTGTACAGATGAATCCCCCGCCACCCCAgatgcagcaacagcagcagcagcaccaccaccaccacatgcctccttctcctgggcatATGCCACATGTAGAGCAGCAACCCCACACCCCAACAGAGATGCACATTGGTCAACCGATATCATCCTCCCCACCCAGAAGATCCTTCACACCTGCGCAGATGGACTTCTATGACAAAATGGCTTACATG GGTCCTGGGAGGAGATCGAGGACTACTTCACAATCTTCAATGCATATG CCTTCAGGACGTCGCTCTCGCACCACCTCTGAATCTTCCACTCACTCCGGCGGAAGAGAGCGGAGCAACTCGGCCATCAAGCAGGTGTCTCCACCTCCGCCGTCGATTCCTGAACAGCCACGCAAAGAAGAGGCTAAGAAAGTCAAGAAAGACTCCCCGAAAAAG ggtggtggtggtggtggtggctggcTAAACTGGCTCTATAGGAGGGGACAGAATGAGGCTCACTTGCcagatgacaaaaacaaatca ATCGTGTGGGATGAACAGAAGCAGAAGTGGGTCGACTTGAACGAGCCAGAAGAGGAg AGTAAGCCCCCTCCACCGCCTCCCTCTGGCTTCCCCATGATGCCTCAGATGCCTGGCCCTGGAGGGCCCGCTGCACCCCCAAGTAGTAGTGGTGGTCCTCCTGTCAACATGTTCTCCAGGAAAGCAG GCACGAGGAGCAGATACGTGGATGTTCTGAACCCCAGTAGAACTGCTAAACTGGGCGGATTAGCTCCCGCTCCTGCTGACATCTTTGCTCCTTTGGCACCAATGCCCATGCCCGCAAACCTATTTGTGCCTAGTTCAG CGCCTGACGATCAACAACCTCTAGAGGGCAGTGAAGGAGGGAATCTGGAACAGAATTCACCAAACACCAGCACTGCTCCACAG ATGTTCAACCCAACGTTGTTACCACCTGCACCAGAGGGACCTCCCGTGCCTGACGGCTCACAGTCCGGAGAG CTCTCACGTTCTAGCTCAATGAGTTCTTTATCACGCGAA AGTCATCCCGCCCAGGGAGCTGCACCTGCTGGGGGCGTCACCTTTTATAACCCTGCACAGTTTGCACAG ACAAGTGCACCATCAGGAGGGGGGCACCGCGTCGGGCGTTTGGGCGGTCAGCGCCAGTACCCAGTGTTGAAGTAA